A stretch of the Trueperaceae bacterium genome encodes the following:
- the pheA gene encoding prephenate dehydratase, which translates to MSDESPRQKVAYQGVPGAYSEIASLQFAPEGEAVGFPSFELAFEAALRGECDFVCLPVENSLAGSINQTYDLLTDSAMHVVGEQVVRVHHNLLVKPGTKLDDVQRVYSHPQALAQCQEFLRRNGFEAVTDFDTAGAAKVLAENGGVGKAAIASTRAAEIYGLEILVANIEDTDFNYTRFFILGSDEAPRGSGAHKTSLVLATRHRPGDLVNCLEEFPRHGINLTKLESRPRRDKPWSYLFYIDIEGHAADDNVAKALNALMRKAAFVKFLGSYPAAQTMLEP; encoded by the coding sequence ATGAGCGATGAGTCCCCCAGGCAGAAAGTCGCGTATCAGGGAGTCCCTGGAGCCTACAGCGAGATCGCTTCGCTGCAGTTCGCTCCCGAAGGTGAAGCGGTTGGCTTCCCCTCCTTCGAACTGGCCTTCGAGGCGGCGCTCAGGGGCGAGTGCGACTTCGTGTGCCTGCCGGTGGAGAACAGTCTGGCTGGGTCGATAAACCAGACCTACGACCTGCTGACCGATTCGGCGATGCACGTGGTGGGCGAGCAGGTCGTGCGGGTCCACCACAACCTGCTGGTCAAGCCGGGGACGAAGCTCGACGATGTCCAGCGCGTGTACAGCCATCCGCAGGCGCTGGCGCAATGTCAGGAGTTCCTCCGCAGGAACGGCTTCGAGGCGGTGACCGACTTCGATACGGCAGGTGCCGCGAAGGTCCTCGCGGAGAACGGAGGCGTGGGCAAGGCAGCCATAGCCTCCACGCGAGCGGCCGAGATCTACGGCCTCGAGATCCTGGTAGCGAACATCGAGGACACGGACTTCAACTACACGCGCTTCTTCATCCTGGGCAGCGACGAGGCGCCTCGCGGCAGCGGCGCCCACAAGACCAGCCTGGTGTTGGCGACCCGTCACCGCCCCGGGGACCTCGTCAACTGCCTCGAGGAGTTCCCGAGGCACGGCATAAACCTCACCAAGTTGGAGAGCAGGCCACGGCGCGACAAGCCGTGGAGCTACCTCTTCTACATCGACATCGAAGGGCACGCAGCGGACGACAACGTCGCGAAAGCCCTCAACGCCCTCATGCGCAAGGCGGCGTTCGTCAAGTTCCTCGGCTCATATCCGGCCGCGCAGACGATGCTCGAACCGTGA
- a CDS encoding RNA-binding S4 domain-containing protein, whose protein sequence is MKGNERESTDRAGLSLGSALKLSGLVETGGQAKTLIQEGAVKVNGQVERRRKRKVTAGDEIEVDGETFVIELEGEP, encoded by the coding sequence ATGAAGGGGAACGAGCGGGAGAGCACCGACCGAGCCGGTTTGAGCCTGGGCAGCGCCCTGAAGCTGTCGGGGCTGGTCGAGACCGGCGGCCAGGCCAAGACGCTCATCCAGGAGGGCGCCGTGAAGGTCAACGGCCAGGTCGAGCGGCGTCGCAAGCGGAAGGTCACGGCTGGCGACGAGATCGAGGTGGACGGCGAAACATTCGTGATCGAACTCGAAGGGGAGCCGTGA
- the carB gene encoding carbamoyl-phosphate synthase large subunit: MPRREDIETILILGSGPIVIGQAAEFDYSGTQACKALRAVGYRVILVNSNPATIMTDPDVADRTYVEPLTPQVVEKIIEQEKPQALLPTLGGQTALNLAKTLWERGVLTRHGVELIGANYEAIEKGEDRQLFQEAMARIGIATPAGRMISTLDEALEFVTRIGYPAIVRPSYTLGGTGGGIARDENEFRQIVRQGLHDSPVHTVLVEQSVLGWKEYELEVMRDQNDTVVIICSIENFDPMGVHTGDSITVAPAQTLSDKEYQQLRDYSIAIIREIGVDTGGSNIQFAVDPRSGDVIVIEMNPRVSRSSALASKATGYPIAKIAALLAVGYHLDELPNDITKETKAAFEPSIDYVVTKIPRFAFEKFPGARQQLGTQMRSVGEVMAIGRTFKESLLKALRSLELDIRGETRDLSLAQLEARLEPQPLRLPAVTELLRRGKSVPYLAERTGIDPWFLHQLREIVEAEREIAALPPPQEWNWELWREIKRLGFADTDIAALTGIDAAEARRLRRLHDNAPVYKTVDTCAAEFEAYTPYHYSTYEWEDEVQPSNRDKVIILGSGPNRIGQGVEFDYATVHAVWALREAGFETVMVNSNPETVSTDYDTADRLYFEPLTLEDVLNVIEHEKPKGVIVQLGGQTPLRLARGLAAAGVPIWGTSAEAIHLAEDRDAFHALCERLGIPQPAGGVATRPAEAKELANEIGYPVMVRPSYVLGGRAMAVVRSDEELDSYLEEVYAELPGNPSILVDDFIEGATEVDVDALGDGEQVVVAGVMEHIEGAGVHSGDSATIVPPVNLSPEVITTISEYTVRLAGEIGVKGLINVQYVIKDGEVMVIEANPRASRTVPYLSKAIGHPLAKYAALIAAGRTLEEIGFTATPEPRLYSVKEVVLPFLKFAAVPPALGPEMRSTGESMGISHDPYLAYYKAQLGAGAQLPLEGRVRLVGPGLDGVAEEFRRLGFDVLIGCDGVEEPDYDLLVDTMGAREARRALEAGLPYVTTVEAATWTAKAIDAVRGTELKVRALQG, encoded by the coding sequence ATGCCAAGACGCGAAGATATCGAGACGATCCTCATCCTCGGCTCCGGCCCTATAGTCATCGGCCAGGCGGCCGAGTTCGACTACTCCGGCACCCAGGCCTGCAAGGCGCTGCGGGCTGTCGGCTACCGGGTCATCCTGGTCAATTCGAACCCGGCGACCATCATGACCGACCCCGACGTGGCCGACCGTACCTACGTCGAACCGCTCACGCCACAAGTAGTCGAGAAGATCATCGAACAGGAGAAGCCACAGGCGCTGCTTCCCACCCTCGGCGGGCAAACGGCGCTCAACCTGGCGAAGACGTTGTGGGAGCGCGGTGTGCTCACGCGGCACGGGGTCGAGCTCATCGGCGCCAACTACGAGGCGATCGAGAAGGGCGAGGACCGCCAGCTCTTCCAGGAGGCGATGGCCAGGATCGGCATCGCCACCCCCGCTGGGCGGATGATCTCGACGCTCGACGAGGCGCTCGAGTTCGTCACCCGGATCGGCTACCCGGCGATCGTCCGGCCCTCCTACACCCTGGGCGGCACGGGTGGCGGCATCGCGCGCGACGAGAACGAGTTCAGGCAGATAGTCCGCCAGGGACTCCACGACTCCCCGGTTCACACGGTGCTCGTCGAGCAGTCGGTGCTGGGCTGGAAAGAGTACGAGCTCGAGGTGATGCGCGATCAGAACGACACCGTCGTCATCATCTGTTCGATAGAGAACTTCGACCCGATGGGCGTCCACACGGGCGACTCGATCACCGTGGCTCCGGCGCAGACGCTCTCCGACAAGGAGTACCAGCAGCTGCGCGACTACTCGATCGCCATCATCCGCGAGATCGGGGTCGACACCGGAGGCTCCAACATCCAGTTCGCCGTCGATCCGCGCAGCGGCGACGTGATCGTCATCGAGATGAACCCTCGGGTGTCTCGCTCCTCGGCCCTCGCCTCGAAAGCCACCGGCTATCCGATCGCCAAGATCGCGGCTCTGCTGGCGGTGGGCTACCACCTGGACGAACTGCCCAACGACATCACCAAGGAGACGAAGGCGGCTTTCGAGCCGTCCATCGACTACGTCGTCACCAAGATCCCCCGCTTCGCCTTCGAGAAGTTCCCCGGCGCGAGGCAGCAGCTCGGGACGCAGATGCGTTCGGTCGGCGAAGTCATGGCGATCGGTCGAACCTTCAAGGAGAGCCTGCTCAAGGCACTCCGGTCTCTCGAACTCGACATCCGCGGCGAGACGCGCGACCTCTCGCTGGCACAGCTCGAGGCGCGACTCGAGCCCCAGCCGTTGCGGCTCCCGGCTGTCACCGAGCTGCTGCGCCGTGGCAAGAGCGTGCCCTACCTGGCGGAACGCACCGGGATCGACCCCTGGTTCCTCCATCAACTGCGCGAGATCGTCGAGGCAGAGAGGGAGATCGCCGCCCTCCCCCCGCCCCAGGAGTGGAACTGGGAGCTGTGGCGAGAGATCAAGCGCCTCGGCTTCGCCGACACCGACATAGCCGCTCTCACCGGCATAGACGCCGCCGAGGCGCGGCGCCTGCGTCGCCTCCACGACAACGCTCCGGTATACAAGACCGTCGACACCTGCGCTGCCGAGTTCGAGGCTTACACCCCCTACCACTACAGCACCTACGAGTGGGAGGACGAGGTCCAGCCGTCGAACCGCGACAAGGTGATAATCCTGGGTTCGGGGCCCAACCGGATCGGCCAGGGCGTCGAGTTCGATTACGCGACCGTGCATGCCGTCTGGGCGTTGCGCGAAGCCGGATTCGAGACGGTGATGGTCAACTCGAACCCGGAAACGGTCTCGACCGACTACGACACCGCCGACCGCCTCTACTTCGAACCGCTCACCCTCGAGGACGTCCTGAACGTCATCGAGCACGAGAAGCCCAAGGGCGTGATCGTGCAACTCGGAGGGCAGACTCCCCTCCGGCTGGCCCGCGGCCTCGCAGCTGCCGGAGTGCCGATCTGGGGCACGAGCGCCGAGGCGATCCACCTTGCAGAGGATCGTGACGCCTTCCATGCGCTCTGCGAGCGGCTCGGCATCCCGCAGCCCGCGGGCGGCGTCGCAACTCGACCAGCCGAAGCGAAGGAACTCGCCAACGAGATCGGTTACCCGGTGATGGTTCGGCCCTCCTACGTGCTGGGCGGCCGCGCGATGGCGGTGGTGCGCAGCGACGAGGAACTCGACTCCTACCTCGAAGAGGTGTACGCCGAACTCCCCGGTAACCCCTCCATCCTCGTCGACGACTTCATCGAGGGAGCGACCGAGGTGGATGTGGACGCTCTCGGTGACGGCGAGCAGGTGGTCGTGGCCGGCGTCATGGAGCACATCGAAGGCGCCGGGGTGCACTCCGGCGACAGCGCCACGATCGTTCCGCCGGTGAACCTCTCACCCGAAGTCATCACCACGATCTCCGAATACACGGTGAGACTGGCTGGCGAGATCGGGGTCAAGGGTCTGATCAACGTCCAGTACGTGATCAAGGATGGCGAGGTCATGGTGATCGAGGCTAACCCTAGGGCGAGCCGGACAGTTCCCTACCTGTCGAAAGCGATCGGCCACCCGCTGGCCAAGTACGCAGCTCTCATCGCCGCGGGCCGCACCCTCGAGGAGATCGGATTCACGGCGACGCCGGAACCGCGCCTCTACTCGGTCAAAGAGGTGGTGCTGCCGTTCCTCAAATTCGCGGCCGTGCCACCCGCCCTCGGGCCCGAGATGCGCTCAACGGGCGAGAGCATGGGCATTTCGCACGATCCCTACCTCGCCTACTACAAAGCTCAACTCGGGGCCGGCGCACAACTTCCGCTGGAAGGCCGTGTGAGGCTCGTGGGACCCGGGTTGGACGGGGTCGCCGAGGAGTTCCGGCGGCTCGGCTTCGATGTGCTGATCGGTTGCGACGGTGTCGAGGAGCCCGACTACGACCTGCTGGTGGACACGATGGGTGCCCGCGAGGCGCGTCGCGCGCTGGAGGCCGGTCTGCCTTATGTGACTACGGTGGAAGCCGCCACGTGGACCGCGAAGGCGATCGACGCGGTGCGGGGGACCGAGCTGAAGGTGAGGGCTCTGCAGGGCTGA
- the rnr gene encoding ribonuclease R: protein MDGLDRDNIFEFFKQHPERPWHVQDIQKRLQIDDRSALRKLLSELTDEGKLIRTRRRSYGLPQEMNLFIGKLQVTSGGYGFVIPESGNAKDLFIPADRLGGAWDGDRVVARPNPMKSDDGRTSGEIVRILERKHQRVVGTLEYSRGYAILRPDSPKLRERILLTPESVGKLDAGSRIVARMNWPEESGDSDPFATVEEYLGDGDSPEIETRAVIVKYDLKDEFNPDTLAEAAAVPSSVGGDLMAGRTDYRNVNTFTIDGADAKDFDDAISLERLKGEGKNGLLRIGVHIADVSYYVAEGTSLDKEAVERATSVYLPGKVLPMLPEQLSNGICSLVEGEPRLALSAFVDMTREGEVKAVRFKETVIKSDARLTYEEVQAFADGGRLPHGKRKLERDIKLLIGLTQKLRAQRIGAGALDFEFTEAKVDVDEEGALHLTPIRSNEARQLIEELMLLANRLVAKELDDKDIPALYRVHEDPSDEKIQALQKALAKLGYTLDLQAAGPQDLQKILREAHGKPEAQLVSTLLLRSLKQARYSAENLGHFGLAFENYLHFTSPIRRYPDLVVHRVVRALLQHRLSPTLKERMKSDFPKLAEHASDRERVAEEAERDLTRYFHAKWAKEHVGETFNAVISGVTNFGIFAALPNGIEGLIHVSHLDDDYYMFLEDSLMLMGKHSRKKFRMGDRIEVKIFQANPTVRQIDLVPASMEMPEVEPEEQPVTRKAPKKLKSPVREPEKAPTRVDGGKAEAGGAGKARSGKSRGKGSRGEEKESGESTTARPAAGNGESQESRAREGRGRRKEVAAAPEEKATRTSTREGGATKRRRRLVFGDPGPRR, encoded by the coding sequence ATGGACGGTTTGGACAGGGACAACATCTTCGAGTTCTTCAAGCAGCACCCGGAACGACCGTGGCACGTGCAGGACATCCAGAAGAGGCTGCAGATAGACGACCGCTCGGCCTTGCGCAAGCTCCTGAGCGAGCTCACCGACGAAGGCAAGCTCATCCGCACGCGCCGCCGCTCGTACGGCTTGCCTCAGGAGATGAACCTGTTCATCGGCAAGCTGCAGGTGACCTCCGGCGGCTACGGTTTCGTGATCCCCGAGAGCGGCAACGCCAAGGACCTCTTCATCCCGGCAGACCGCCTGGGCGGCGCCTGGGATGGCGACCGCGTGGTCGCCAGGCCGAACCCGATGAAGAGCGACGACGGCCGGACCTCCGGGGAGATCGTGCGGATCCTCGAGCGCAAGCATCAGCGGGTCGTCGGCACCCTCGAATACTCGCGCGGCTACGCGATCTTACGGCCCGACTCACCCAAGCTCCGGGAACGCATCCTGCTCACTCCCGAGTCCGTAGGGAAGCTCGACGCGGGCTCGCGCATCGTCGCGCGGATGAACTGGCCCGAGGAGTCGGGGGACAGCGATCCGTTCGCTACCGTAGAGGAGTACCTCGGGGACGGCGACAGTCCCGAGATAGAGACGCGCGCCGTGATCGTCAAGTACGACCTCAAGGACGAGTTCAACCCCGATACGCTGGCCGAGGCGGCCGCGGTCCCCTCGAGCGTGGGCGGAGACCTGATGGCGGGCCGCACCGACTACCGCAACGTCAACACTTTCACGATCGACGGGGCCGACGCCAAGGATTTCGACGACGCCATCTCGCTGGAGCGTCTGAAGGGCGAAGGCAAGAACGGTCTGCTGAGGATAGGCGTCCACATCGCCGACGTGAGCTACTACGTCGCCGAGGGAACCAGCCTCGACAAGGAGGCTGTCGAGCGGGCAACCAGCGTCTATCTACCGGGCAAGGTCCTGCCGATGCTACCGGAGCAACTCTCCAACGGCATCTGCTCCCTTGTCGAGGGGGAGCCTCGGCTCGCCCTCTCGGCCTTCGTAGACATGACCCGAGAGGGGGAGGTCAAGGCGGTCCGCTTCAAGGAAACGGTCATCAAGAGCGACGCCCGCCTCACCTACGAGGAGGTCCAGGCGTTCGCCGACGGTGGTCGCCTGCCCCACGGCAAGCGCAAACTCGAGCGGGACATAAAGCTGCTCATCGGACTCACCCAGAAGTTGCGGGCGCAACGGATCGGCGCGGGCGCGCTCGACTTCGAGTTCACCGAAGCGAAAGTGGATGTCGACGAGGAGGGCGCTCTCCACCTGACCCCCATCCGCTCCAACGAAGCGCGACAGCTGATCGAGGAGCTCATGCTCCTGGCCAACCGGCTCGTGGCCAAGGAGCTCGACGACAAGGACATCCCCGCCCTCTACCGGGTGCACGAAGATCCCTCCGACGAGAAGATCCAGGCGTTGCAGAAGGCCCTGGCCAAGCTGGGCTACACTCTCGACTTGCAGGCGGCCGGACCACAGGATCTGCAGAAGATCCTCCGTGAAGCGCACGGCAAGCCCGAGGCCCAGCTCGTGAGCACCCTGCTCCTGCGCTCCCTCAAGCAGGCGCGTTACTCGGCCGAGAACCTCGGCCACTTCGGCCTCGCGTTCGAGAACTACCTGCACTTCACCTCACCCATCCGCCGCTACCCGGACCTGGTCGTCCACCGGGTGGTACGGGCCCTCCTCCAGCACCGCCTGTCGCCCACTCTCAAGGAGCGTATGAAGAGCGACTTCCCCAAGCTCGCCGAGCACGCCTCCGACAGAGAGAGGGTGGCCGAGGAGGCGGAACGCGACCTCACCCGCTACTTCCATGCGAAGTGGGCGAAGGAGCATGTAGGCGAGACCTTCAACGCCGTGATCAGTGGCGTCACCAACTTCGGCATCTTCGCGGCGCTGCCGAACGGCATCGAGGGTCTCATCCACGTGTCGCACCTCGACGACGACTACTACATGTTCCTCGAGGACTCGCTGATGCTGATGGGCAAGCACAGCCGCAAGAAGTTCCGGATGGGCGACCGCATCGAGGTGAAGATCTTCCAGGCGAACCCCACCGTGCGCCAGATCGACCTGGTGCCGGCTTCGATGGAGATGCCGGAAGTGGAGCCGGAAGAGCAGCCGGTCACGCGCAAGGCGCCCAAGAAACTCAAGTCACCGGTTCGCGAGCCGGAGAAGGCGCCCACCCGTGTCGACGGCGGCAAGGCAGAAGCGGGCGGCGCCGGCAAGGCCCGGAGCGGCAAGTCGCGCGGCAAGGGTTCCAGGGGCGAGGAGAAGGAGAGCGGCGAGAGTACCACGGCCAGGCCGGCCGCAGGGAACGGCGAATCCCAGGAGTCGCGCGCTCGCGAGGGTAGGGGCCGGAGGAAGGAAGTTGCCGCCGCGCCGGAAGAGAAGGCCACTCGCACGTCTACCCGCGAGGGTGGCGCCACGAAGCGGCGCCGCCGCCTGGTGTTCGGAGACCCCGGACCCCGGCGCTGA
- the cutA gene encoding divalent-cation tolerance protein CutA, with amino-acid sequence MEDDQIYRRRAEGIVSVYMTFPDEPTAARIVAELLDERLIACANLLPGARSFYRWEGEVQDEVEVVAFAKTLEARLGRVVARVRDLHPYDTPCIVALAVAGGFGGYLEWVREEAAS; translated from the coding sequence ATGGAAGACGACCAGATCTACCGTCGACGGGCAGAGGGGATAGTTTCGGTCTACATGACCTTCCCCGATGAACCAACGGCTGCGCGGATAGTCGCCGAACTGCTGGACGAGCGCCTCATCGCCTGCGCCAACCTGCTCCCCGGGGCAAGGTCGTTCTACAGGTGGGAAGGCGAAGTGCAGGACGAGGTCGAGGTGGTGGCCTTCGCCAAGACGCTCGAGGCGCGGCTCGGGAGGGTGGTCGCGCGGGTCAGAGACCTGCATCCTTACGACACACCGTGCATCGTCGCCTTGGCGGTCGCCGGAGGCTTCGGGGGCTACCTCGAGTGGGTGCGGGAGGAAGCCGCGTCTTGA
- a CDS encoding PRC-barrel domain-containing protein: MAHNEYRKTMSASTLIGDRVANAEGENLGTMKELMLDVDTGRVAYAVLDFGGFMGMGDKFFAVPWQAFSVDEANHRLVLNVDKETLKNAEGFDKNDWPDTTNPDWGRRIHQHYGYTPYWDI; the protein is encoded by the coding sequence ATGGCACATAACGAATATCGCAAGACCATGTCCGCTTCGACACTAATCGGGGACAGAGTGGCCAACGCCGAAGGCGAGAACCTGGGCACGATGAAGGAGTTGATGCTCGACGTCGACACCGGTCGCGTGGCCTACGCGGTGCTCGACTTCGGGGGCTTCATGGGGATGGGCGACAAGTTCTTCGCCGTCCCGTGGCAGGCGTTCTCGGTCGACGAAGCCAATCACCGGTTGGTGCTGAACGTCGACAAGGAGACCCTCAAGAACGCCGAGGGGTTCGACAAGAACGACTGGCCCGACACCACCAATCCGGACTGGGGCCGCCGCATCCACCAGCACTACGGCTACACACCGTACTGGGACATCTGA
- a CDS encoding polyprenyl synthetase family protein: MFELIRDDLQLFEARLARELESDVEFIQRIATDLVAAGGKRLRPSLAFLAARLLGADREHGQQVAVTVELLHSASLLHDDLIDGAEVRRGKEAAFRRYGNVVSTMSGDYILARVLRLLARIDNADFTLLVSDTAARVCEGEVLQYEMAALESYSLDGYRRVIEGKTAELIAASLEGVAVLAGAPARYRDALRSFGMRYGRAFQMQDDYLDLLGDEGGLGKPTGGDLREGKVTYPVLLLLERGVEEAREIVRRRAAEPGDPLQMAKLVRLHGVDTLTRDRITAESRAAIEALSILPDGPALEALSSLAEQELERAT, encoded by the coding sequence GTGTTCGAACTCATCAGAGACGACCTCCAACTCTTCGAGGCCCGACTGGCCCGGGAGCTGGAGAGCGATGTCGAATTCATCCAACGGATCGCCACCGATCTGGTGGCCGCCGGCGGGAAGAGGCTGCGGCCCTCGCTGGCGTTCCTGGCCGCCCGGTTGCTGGGAGCCGACCGCGAGCATGGCCAGCAGGTGGCGGTCACGGTCGAGCTACTCCACTCGGCGTCGCTGCTGCACGACGACCTGATCGACGGCGCCGAGGTCAGGCGAGGCAAGGAGGCGGCGTTCCGCCGTTACGGCAACGTCGTGAGCACGATGTCGGGCGACTACATCCTAGCCAGGGTATTGCGCCTGCTTGCCCGGATCGACAACGCCGACTTCACGCTGCTGGTGTCCGACACGGCCGCGAGGGTGTGCGAAGGGGAAGTGCTTCAGTACGAGATGGCGGCTCTGGAGAGCTACTCGCTCGACGGCTACCGGCGGGTGATAGAGGGGAAGACGGCAGAGCTCATAGCCGCCTCCCTCGAGGGCGTAGCTGTTCTGGCCGGCGCGCCGGCCCGCTACCGGGACGCCTTGCGCTCGTTCGGCATGCGTTACGGGCGGGCTTTCCAGATGCAGGACGACTACCTCGACCTGCTGGGAGATGAGGGCGGACTGGGCAAGCCGACGGGCGGCGATCTGCGGGAGGGGAAGGTCACCTACCCGGTACTGCTACTGCTCGAGCGGGGCGTCGAGGAGGCCCGTGAGATCGTACGCCGCCGGGCCGCAGAACCGGGCGATCCGCTGCAGATGGCCAAGCTCGTGAGGCTGCATGGGGTCGACACGCTCACACGCGACCGGATAACCGCCGAGTCGCGGGCTGCCATAGAGGCCCTTTCGATCCTCCCCGACGGTCCGGCTCTCGAGGCATTGAGCTCTCTCGCGGAGCAGGAACTGGAGCGTGCCACCTAG
- a CDS encoding redox-sensing transcriptional repressor Rex: MPAIPSAAIGRLVTYLRILGQLEAAGIQQTSSGDLAREAQVSAFQVRKDLTRFGSFGKRGAGYTVATLRREIRAILGLTRAWNVALVGMGRLGQAIADYPNFDEYDFSIRAFFDVDERKVGSLISGIEVSHPRDMSRVVAEREIDIGFITVPQGSAQTAADDLVAAGVQGILNFAPTIVNVPPSVKVETVDFLAGLKRLAFYLKPQVEGEPVAEE; this comes from the coding sequence ATGCCGGCGATACCGAGCGCGGCCATAGGCCGCCTCGTCACCTACCTGCGCATCCTCGGCCAACTCGAGGCGGCCGGCATACAACAGACCTCCAGTGGCGACCTCGCCAGGGAGGCTCAGGTCTCCGCCTTCCAGGTACGCAAGGACCTGACCCGCTTCGGCAGCTTCGGGAAGCGTGGCGCCGGTTACACGGTCGCCACGCTCCGGCGCGAGATCAGGGCGATTCTGGGCCTAACGCGCGCCTGGAACGTCGCTCTGGTAGGTATGGGGCGGCTAGGGCAGGCGATCGCCGATTACCCGAACTTCGACGAGTACGACTTCAGCATCCGCGCCTTCTTCGACGTGGACGAGCGTAAGGTGGGCAGCCTGATATCGGGGATAGAGGTGTCGCATCCCCGTGACATGTCCCGCGTCGTGGCCGAACGCGAGATAGACATAGGGTTCATAACGGTGCCCCAGGGTTCGGCTCAGACGGCTGCCGACGATCTCGTAGCGGCCGGGGTGCAGGGCATACTCAACTTCGCGCCCACGATCGTCAACGTACCCCCGTCGGTCAAGGTCGAGACGGTCGACTTCCTCGCCGGTCTCAAGCGGTTGGCGTTCTACCTGAAGCCGCAGGTCGAGGGCGAGCCGGTCGCAGAGGAATAG
- a CDS encoding SPOR domain-containing protein, which translates to MDWIRRNWPDMLIGIALIAVIAGIIATLLTGGSFFPLGASQASSSRPEQSSEFTSPGPVRAADEPEVTRSVAEETPEETPEETRLTSQATSDTPSSTSESDEGPVTVSALPLPGTGSQQERAAGAEPEPEQQQPSRSASDPAQVNAAAADRPGTYRISVGAFSGEENAQRQAQTFREAGYPVFIGTQGNLSIVLVGPYEELSEAERVAARIRGGGFRIEPVIYLFEGDTDSGASSAGRPQAREPAPTAAQATAGRFLQVGAYGTRESSLPQRERLEGLGFEVSERMESGLVKLLVGPFAGDELTEARALLNEQGIDHFPR; encoded by the coding sequence ATGGACTGGATAAGACGCAACTGGCCGGACATGCTGATCGGTATCGCCCTCATCGCGGTGATCGCGGGCATCATCGCGACGCTGCTCACCGGCGGCTCCTTCTTCCCGCTGGGGGCGTCACAGGCGAGCAGCAGCCGGCCGGAACAGTCCAGCGAGTTCACGTCGCCCGGACCCGTGCGTGCTGCCGATGAACCGGAAGTCACCAGGTCGGTGGCGGAAGAGACCCCGGAAGAGACCCCGGAAGAGACGCGGCTCACCTCTCAGGCGACCTCGGATACTCCCTCCAGTACGAGCGAGTCGGACGAGGGACCGGTTACGGTCAGCGCTCTGCCCCTGCCCGGCACCGGCTCCCAGCAGGAACGCGCAGCAGGCGCAGAGCCCGAACCGGAACAGCAGCAGCCTTCACGGAGCGCCTCAGATCCGGCCCAGGTGAACGCCGCCGCGGCCGACCGGCCTGGCACCTACCGGATCTCTGTGGGCGCGTTCTCTGGAGAGGAGAACGCCCAGCGGCAGGCGCAGACCTTCCGCGAGGCGGGCTATCCCGTATTCATAGGCACCCAGGGCAATCTCTCGATAGTCCTGGTGGGCCCGTACGAGGAGCTGAGCGAAGCCGAGCGGGTGGCGGCGCGTATCAGGGGCGGGGGATTCCGGATCGAACCGGTCATCTACCTGTTCGAAGGCGACACCGATTCGGGGGCCAGCTCGGCCGGCCGGCCCCAGGCCCGCGAGCCCGCTCCAACGGCAGCGCAGGCCACCGCCGGCAGATTCCTCCAGGTGGGCGCATACGGCACCCGGGAGAGCTCGCTGCCGCAGCGCGAACGGCTGGAAGGGCTGGGCTTCGAGGTGAGTGAGCGGATGGAGAGCGGCCTCGTGAAGCTGCTGGTGGGTCCGTTCGCCGGCGATGAGCTGACCGAGGCACGAGCGCTGCTGAACGAACAGGGTATCGACCACTTCCCGCGCTGA